Within Hydra vulgaris chromosome 02, alternate assembly HydraT2T_AEP, the genomic segment gaaatcATGCCAATGCATTTAATgcattttaatactttaaaaaaaggacATCCATATAGTACGTACTCTGACTTATACTCCCCGTTCCTTGTACGAAGTTGTAGCTCGCTTCCTCCTTCCTCTGCTTAAACAcacattatttattacaaattccCGGTTTGAGCAGAATTCCCTGGCCTGAGCAGAAACTTTGATAATGCTTTGGTGTACACCAAAGCTTTAGTTTTATGTCcagcaaaaaaatcttaatgcAAAGATTCTTTAAATACGAGCCTCtctttatttatgttataaaataacaattatacaAACATAACGGTTAAACTTTGGCAATATATACTCAAGCGTAGATTGCCATGGACATAACGCttcccaggaaaaaaagttctatagaatttctatatatttatgaagCATAAAtcctatagaaattctatagaatttctatagaacctcgtttaatttatatagaagttcctatagaacttttttatctacttttttttttctatagaacttttttttctgggAACGTACGAATAATTTTGGGGAACATGACGCtttgtacatattttttatttaccgtTATACAATCATTATTTTAACATGGCATTTTTTGCTGTATATATACAAGGTATATATACTTTGCTGTATACATAAAGATACAAGGGCTCaatcattaaatattatatttttctttggccttatatatatattgtttatttttccaAATGACATATTATGTATCTCATTTACAGCACTGTCGATAGAATTCTAGTGTTGGAAAcgtaatatttgttttaaagatgtcaagaaaatttgaagtaaatgcaagaaaaaaaactaaaattaacttttcGCAAATGTTCTTGTTAGACTATTTTAACAtaactatttcaaaatatttctgttTCGCTGGACAAAAAAATATCCTCGTTTGTTTTTCTTGGAAGTTTACATATTCCTTTTCTGATAGCAATAATAGCTTTTTTAGTTAGACAGCTGTACCGACGCATTACACATTCTGAAGAATAAGTTATTCTGTTTGATCCACATACAGGATTATATTCTTTTGTGCATTCAAAGAGACATGCTACAgtgaaaaataaacattaataaaaacattgacaATCATCTTGACCAAAACAGTGCTGATGCAAAACACAAAACGCAGTGTTTGCACATTGCGTTTTGTGTTTTTGATTACCCatattgaaattatataaacaaacaaaataacataaaatattcatttaggAGTGTCACAAATGGgggcaaaaaatattaactttcgATAGAAACTTGTGAATTgctcataaattttttacattttgtctGTAGGCAAAGTAGCTTGTCCCCTCCCTGGTTTGGGTGCGaacaaactatatttaaaatttactttgttaaatatagtttgaaaaaaatattatacttacaACAACTTTTATCATTGGTATTTCGTATTAATGTAATAGCTTTCTTTTGTTTGCATGAAGCAGTTCTCAAAAGACACTCATTTGAGTATATATTTCCATCACTACCACAAACTGGTGCGTTTATTCGATTACAAGGAATATTACACTTTccttaaaataaacttttattaagaaGTCTTTAAATCCaagaatattaataaatttaaatcaaatttaaaccTTCATTGTTGCATTCTCCGtcataaactttaataatagctttttgttttaaacatgcCGCGACTAATAATTCACATTTACTGTTGTAGGTTTGGCCATCGCTACCACACATTAGGTCTATCATTTTAGGACACGCCATTTTACAATTTAGTTctgaaatgaaaaattaaatttaactgttaAAGCTCTTTCTTACGCCTTttgcgtgtttttttttttaattataattattataatttaaaatattatagtagttaattaaaaaataaaccttgAAGCCTGCATTCACCGTCGTAAAGTTTTGTAATAGTctgattttttttgcaagatGTAACCGATAATTCACATTTACTACTGTATGTATTACCATCACTGCCACACACTGGTTGAAACATTTTTGGGCATACCTTTTTACAGTTTGgttcttataataaaattagtttaaaaaaataaataattaaaaaaagaaacatagtaaaaatagattaaaaaaacaacttataagttataaaaaaaataataacatatttgtATCTTTGAATATTGCAAACATCGtcgtgatttttttttcatgtttttttccTGCATACATGATATAGTTTTACATTCACTTTCATATTTCAATATAAGAATCTCAATATTTTCTCCCACCCCTACCTCTCTTTcagtaaaattaacaaacaaaacaaacctGGGTCATCACATTCACCCTCGCtaacttttgtaattgtttGTCGTTTAATGCATGATGCCATCAACATTAAACATTCACTGCTATATGTGTTACCATCGCTACCACAGATTGGTAGATATACAAAAGGACATACTCTATTGCAATCGTCGtctaaatgttaaaataaagacttattaattattttttttaattttaattattcatttttcCTTAATTAGTAATACTCTCTGGGTTTTTTTTGTCTctattaaataatcttaaaacatttattaatgcTTTACTTTTTAGGTGCCAGGCACACCTCCGATTGCACACCACCTtactccaatttttttttttttttgtattagtataAAATATGGTATGAACTGTAtcgtaacattaaaaaaataatttaactttatttggtAAGTATATTCAAATTAACACCTGCAAACAAAGAAGTGACCATTACCAAAACCAATGATAAATGCAACATTTCGTCTTCTAGAAAGTAAATTAAACTTGTAAATGTAAtgtatttgatttataaaagtctttaagaaaggaaaataaatttataaatttatattaaaatttttaataacctttttttaaaaaatgtgttcaaaataaattatacatatgcaaaatatattaaatatccttattgaatttaatttttcagtttttttgataaaatagttttaccgtCTAAAAAAGAATGCGTTGTCAGTTTTCTCgtaaaaatatcttaaactaCTCATGagaaactatacttttttatagCTATTTTTGTCTCCTGAGAATACACATATAAAATCGTAAGGTGTAAATGTACATAAATATAATGACACATAAATATACTCAggagaaaaaaagtataagcaatgaaaaaaattaaagttaattatttaattactttgtcaatttattaaattaaaaagttactaaataaGAAAGTGTTAAATATGCTACCACATTAGTTAGTACAGAGATTAATCAAGaggtttattaattattataaataacattcatagttttatttttttgttaagattgTTGTGtaatgttttatactttttgtagcatataaatttaattaataattaaaaacttcttaattagtttttgtaaaattaagcTATAACAATTATAAAGGTTAACTGAggtaattaaaatgttttttaagccataaaaaaattgtaggtGTGTTCAGAAATATTGGTAGGAGAGTTTTTTTTGCTtgagaaagatttaaaaaacttaatacaattatcttttttaaagttagtaaaCTTACTGCCTAATTTGTGTGAagtttttctgatttatttcaaatgttAGCAACTCTGTTCCAAAGTTATTCCAACAATGTTCTCATTTGAGTGTAAAAGTCAAGTGACTCTTATTTGAGTTTAGACTCAAGTTTTGGTTCAAGTTCAAGGCTTTTATTTCATGCACTTCTTTTtcagttcaaaaaatattttaacatctaATTCTGCAGCAATAAGTTTCTCCGATCAAATAGTTAAAACGAGTTATGAAGTGACGATGAAAATAATCTATATTATTATGCTTAATTTCCAAACtgctaaaaataacatatttttgcagATTCATTCTCATTCATTCGCAgctcatttattttttgaatgtttgaaTGTTTGAAACCCGcgagacaaattttattttcattttaagttCAACTATAATAAGATGTTATCATTGAAAATGAGTTATTTAGTTGACCCTACTGTTGCCGgggtcttaaaaaaaaaagattgttgaCCCTTTTGTCTAGTCGACTCCTTTTCTTCAAAAAGGGGTCAACTAAACAATTCGATCCACATTTAGTCTTTCCTTTTGCTTTCAGCATTTTGTTTTCTAGCATTAAAACTTTTgagacttttaatttttatttttttaggatcACTTTCAGAAGTGCTTTTTATTAAGGTGAAAGTCTCTGCATTTACATTAAagacataaatattatttgcagAAGACACTGTTTTTAGGACAGAAACTTATTAACCAAATAAATACACTGCTTTTACTCGCATAACAACCacattgtttttgtatt encodes:
- the LOC100207915 gene encoding ovoinhibitor isoform X2; this translates as MLHLSLVLVMVTSLFADDDCNRVCPFVYLPICGSDGNTYSSECLMLMASCIKRQTITKVSEGECDDPEPNCKKVCPKMFQPVCGSDGNTYSSKCELSVTSCKKNQTITKLYDGECRLQELNCKMACPKMIDLMCGSDGQTYNSKCELLVAACLKQKAIIKVYDGECNNEGKCNIPCNRINAPVCGSDGNIYSNECLLRTASCKQKKAITLIRNTNDKSCSCLFECTKEYNPVCGSNRITYSSECVMRRYSCLTKKAIIAIRKGICKLPRKTNEDIFLSSETEIF